The Anoplolepis gracilipes chromosome 7, ASM4749672v1, whole genome shotgun sequence genome segment GCATATACAATACTATTCTGCTGTATCACAAGATAATCATGATACATAAcctattaattatgttttattggTTATTTAATTTCCGAAATGATAAAGCTGTAAGAAAATACCTCGTTGATAATGAAATTCGAACGAACGATGAAGCACCATGGTATTATTACCGATAAATTGACTTATATATCTCAAGCAGATTGGTCGAACTAACACGAGTCTTTGTTCCTCTGATTCACCGCACATGCAATCGTCAGCGACGAGAAATGGGCAATTTTTGAGAAACTTACTTTGTCGGAACGAAAAAGATTTCCGTagacgtaaaaaaatgtagcgCACACAGTACACTTCACTCTCGCACATCGGACTCGATAATAGCCTTGCTGGCAATGATAATCGTCAAGTTCAGATCCAGCAATGCAAATATGCGTATCAATGCGTATTTATGAAGGTTATGTTAAAGGGCGACATATATTGCACGATTAATGGCtacttcatattttttttttttttctttttctttttttctttttatttccattACGAAGTAGACACattcgtaataataaatataaataatactatacaCACaaagtagaaatatatattatttaaatgtagattttatgtttttacatatttttattatgaaagttaaatgaaaaatttgccTCTTtattctaaagaaatttagaataaattttaaactgaaataacaataatatatatttaggaaTGCATGTTGATATATCTaagcattaatttttcttctttatttttatatttatctgtttATATTACAGATGCAGTATGATGAAAAGATTGAAGCTAGCATGAAAATGAATGTAAAATGGCAAAGAAAAAGGGCTATGTATAAATGAACACTATCAGTGAAAACTACTTCTATctcgagagaaaagaaatttatctaagtttgtatttatattttgcaaaagtgTAAGAAAACATGACAGATGTTAAACCGATTGGAATTTCGCCATCTCAGCCACAACAATCGCAACAACAGCAGTCACAGCAACAACCTCAACAACAGCAAATAATGATCGCAACTCACGATTTGCAACAGCAGCAAAATGTTCAGCAGCCACAGCAACAGCATGTACAGCAATCACAGCAGCCTCAACCAGTTCAACAGCCTCAACAAGTGCAACAACAACAAGTTCAACCGCAACAACAGATGCAGCAGCAGGTCCAGTCGCAACAGCAAATACAAGTTCAGCAGCAGGttcaacagcagcagcagcaacagccaCAACAAccacaacagcagcagcaaaaTAACGGACCGCACAATGTCGTTCCTACTCAAGTTCAAGTGCAGCCACAGGTAGCTGCAAGCATGCCTCAACAACAGGTAGTTATcctcttataattttaattcttaaattttttaaatatccatCAATATTCTTTAACATTTGGTTAAAAAAGCTGCAGGGTGCTGTTGCTGTATCAATGCACCAACATCAGCAACAAGGAGTAGGTGGTGTGTCCATGACATTATCTGGTCAACAGGGTGCAACTACTATCACTACAATGGCTGCACATCCTCAAGCGGTCCAGGTGATTCAACAACCGATCCAGAGTCAAGCTTATCATttacaacaattatataatactcaaGGTACACCATTATTGATGCCAGGAAATCTCGCGTTGCATCCAGCAGGCATAAATCCTTCTTCTATTCAGGTAcagtttaattttctttaatctttagattcttttatttctgatAATATGTATTGAAAGTTAATATGCATACAGTCCACTTAAATTTTGTCTACGACTGTACATAgagtatttttctctttttatttttctctgttaGATTTGCGTTTTTGGATTTAAAAGaacaatatatactttacagGTGATAACAGCTGGAAAGCCATTTCAATCTGCCGCTCAACTGACTCCTCATATGCTAACTACGGCATCGACACCCGGCCAAGGCGGTGGTCATCCCGGTGCAGGTGGCACCAAAGTTCAAGGATTTCCTACTGGCTATTTACCAGTACCCACATCTGCTACTCCCGGTGCTGGTCAAACATTAGTGTTTGGTCAACTTGGCGTATTAGGTTCACCACAACCGCCGCCTTCGctacaacagcagcagcagcagcaatcTGCAAACAAGCAGGACCAGGTGCAAAAGGTGAACATAGTAAAGACGCGTTATTCCATGACATTAGAACATATACAGTTCTTAAAGACGTTCCGAAAATTAAAGAAGTAATTtcttagataattttatgaagaaaagtttatatcataaaagCGGAGATACTTAGTTACTTCCAGAGATACAGAATgttcaacaaaaaaattatattttttagaaatctcAAAAACGTTACGAATTATTctcttgaaattaatttgtgcGTTAGTAGTGGCTAATGGGCTAACTTttagcaatattaaaaaattttggttaATCTGACTACTTAAAATCATTAGATTATACAATATCAAttgataatttgaataatttaaagtattttatagtaattttctCTGAGAGAATTCTGAGTTAATGAGACAAAGAATAAAGGCATGTATGGAAGGTATTCATGTCATCATTTTCAACAGTACAATATTCTgtcttcaatattttaaaaaatataattattttttaatactttatattcgGAACTAAACAGTTTaacaaaagtataataaacttttcttcATAAAAggaatttaagaaataaattttgaaattttggaACATATTTAAGAACCACttcgtatatttaaaaatactgctatatatatttacagcaTATACTGTATACATTtacaatctttattatatcccGAACAGTATACAGCTTGCACTGCTGGAACTCCTTCTGGCGGAAGAGGTGGTGGTATGCAGTTTGCACCCTGGCAATTTGCGCCACAAGTATGGACTGCCGGATTACAACAACCAACCCTTCTCACTGCCGCGCCTAATCAGATATTTATTCGTGGTCCGACGCAACCGGACATGTTTATACAGAGTCCACAGCCGATACAAACGCACAATGGTAAGTATTTTCATTGTTCTCTAATAGAGcatctaaatattttcaaagttagagtttaatatttttcataattctttGAATACTTTCTCATACATAATAGTACCAAAAAATTCACACAAAGACTAAttggattattttattactgctGAATTAGCTCTTGCAACGCAACAACAGATACAAGGTGTACAACAAATAACAGCGGCTAGCGGTAAACCTGCTAAGGTGATGGATATTCAACAACAGCAATCTCAGCAAGGTAAACCGAGCACGGGCGGACAGCGACCTTTGAGTATCCTGCCATCATCCTTGCAAGCAGTGCAGGCTGCCAATATACGAGCCGCTAGTTCTGTCTCTACACAGACTGTTCATGGAGTACAAGCTACGGTACAAGTGCAGGTTACTATATTAACATTAGCACAGTAATCGTCACAATTATTTTGAGTGCTATGAGATAGCTTATTTGCTCGATTGCATTAACAATGGAATAACCTAgagaattacatatttattagcataatagtaaaataatgttgatagaaaattattatataatattttatttatcaaaatattcagAGCGGTAAGAGCGGTGGTGGTGGAGGAAAAGGCCGTGGCAAGCCAATGCAATCTCCacagcaacaacaacagcagcagcagcagcagcaagcTCAACAATCGATACAGCATCAACAGGTTTTCATACAGCAAAAACAGCATacgcagcagcagcagcagctgcAACAGCAGTACCAACAACAAGTGCAATCTTCCCAACAGCAAATACAACCTAAGCCTATTAtgagtaagaaaaaaaaccttCGTCTAAGTtagtatttgattatataatatttatacaatacttatatacttatatttagtatttaataatatttaatatacgttAATTTCCGAAGTGTGAAGTTCACTTCGATTGTCATAACTTATAGTTTTT includes the following:
- the LOC140668171 gene encoding uncharacterized protein isoform X4, whose translation is MIATHDLQQQQNVQQPQQQHVQQSQQPQPVQQPQQVQQQQVQPQQQMQQQVQSQQQIQVQQQVQQQQQQQPQQPQQQQQNNGPHNVVPTQVQVQPQVAASMPQQQLQGAVAVSMHQHQQQGVGGVSMTLSGQQGATTITTMAAHPQAVQVIQQPIQSQAYHLQQLYNTQGTPLLMPGNLALHPAGINPSSIQVITAGKPFQSAAQLTPHMLTTASTPGQGGGHPGAGGTKVQGFPTGYLPVPTSATPGAGQTLVFGQLGVLGSPQPPPSLQQQQQQQSANKQDQVQKYTACTAGTPSGGRGGGMQFAPWQFAPQVWTAGLQQPTLLTAAPNQIFIRGPTQPDMFIQSPQPIQTHNALATQQQIQGVQQITAASGKPAKVMDIQQQQSQQGKPSTGGQRPLSILPSSLQAVQAANIRAASSVSTQTVHGVQATVQVQSGKSGGGGGKGRGKPMQSPQQQQQQQQQQQAQQSIQHQQVFIQQKQHTQQQQQLQQQYQQQVQSSQQQIQPKPIMSKKKNLRLTNMTLQQQQQSGVVLGTDNRPIMPVVSVGGVGVGVAATSQMNQVPQPPMSTVQQLPLPAINPTIIGNQIVNGAPQVQAIPIVNTTQDQSTHETTNPAIMITSPDRNPQSECSLILPSTTNLTPMATDDSVKLISKKEDMPVPTEEVAIAAPQTEVTDGDQCKTATTKEEEVITSKMEEKQCNNPLAGLANAVNAITNGVIGDESPNIAISIPVTVNNKQAPPKAMVKPQVLTHVIEGFVIQEASEPFAVSQETTNILNRSNTTTERETHEEPPKKKHCPNYLNEEDGASGQINKCESCGNTVDEQNVKLKKEKRFCSSMCAKSTFNEKYIFSKKRETRDRDGMEKQWTEIETETKTLDDMAKKNGEERSLSTTTTSSADESLPKVNPVKWTVGEVCDFIRSLPGCADYAEDFAIQEIDGQALMLLKEDHLMSAMSIKLGPALKIVARIDSMRVESMSNSNPASNNS
- the LOC140668171 gene encoding uncharacterized protein isoform X2, coding for MTDVKPIGISPSQPQQSQQQQSQQQPQQQQIMIATHDLQQQQNVQQPQQQHVQQSQQPQPVQQPQQVQQQQVQPQQQMQQQVQSQQQIQVQQQVQQQQQQQPQQPQQQQQNNGPHNVVPTQVQVQPQVAASMPQQQLQGAVAVSMHQHQQQGVGGVSMTLSGQQGATTITTMAAHPQAVQVIQQPIQSQAYHLQQLYNTQGTPLLMPGNLALHPAGINPSSIQVITAGKPFQSAAQLTPHMLTTASTPGQGGGHPGAGGTKVQGFPTGYLPVPTSATPGAGQTLVFGQLGVLGSPQPPPSLQQQQQQQSANKQDQVQKYTACTAGTPSGGRGGGMQFAPWQFAPQVWTAGLQQPTLLTAAPNQIFIRGPTQPDMFIQSPQPIQTHNALATQQQIQGVQQITAASGKPAKVMDIQQQQSQQGKPSTGGQRPLSILPSSLQAVQAANIRAASSVSTQTVHGVQATSGKSGGGGGKGRGKPMQSPQQQQQQQQQQQAQQSIQHQQVFIQQKQHTQQQQQLQQQYQQQVQSSQQQIQPKPIMSKKKNLRLTNMTLQQQQQSGVVLGTDNRPIMPVVSVGGVGVGVAATSQMNQVPQPPMSTVQQLPLPAINPTIIGNQIVNGAPQVQAIPIVNTTQDQSTHETTNPAIMITSPDRNPQSECSLILPSTTNLTPMATDDSVKLISKKEDMPVPTEEVAIAAPQTEVTDGDQCKTATTKEEEVITSKMEEKQCNNPLAGLANAVNAITNGVIGDESPNIAISIPVTVNNKQAPPKAMVKPQVLTHVIEGFVIQEASEPFAVSQETTNILNRSNTTTERETHEEPPKKKHCPNYLNEEDGASGQINKCESCGNTVDEQNVKLKKEKRFCSSMCAKSTFNEKYIFSKKRETRDRDGMEKQWTEIETETKTLDDMAKKNGEERSLSTTTTSSADESLPKVNPVKWTVGEVCDFIRSLPGCADYAEDFAIQEIDGQALMLLKEDHLMSAMSIKLGPALKIVARIDSMRVESMSNSNPASNNS
- the LOC140668171 gene encoding uncharacterized protein isoform X1, with the translated sequence MTDVKPIGISPSQPQQSQQQQSQQQPQQQQIMIATHDLQQQQNVQQPQQQHVQQSQQPQPVQQPQQVQQQQVQPQQQMQQQVQSQQQIQVQQQVQQQQQQQPQQPQQQQQNNGPHNVVPTQVQVQPQVAASMPQQQLQGAVAVSMHQHQQQGVGGVSMTLSGQQGATTITTMAAHPQAVQVIQQPIQSQAYHLQQLYNTQGTPLLMPGNLALHPAGINPSSIQVITAGKPFQSAAQLTPHMLTTASTPGQGGGHPGAGGTKVQGFPTGYLPVPTSATPGAGQTLVFGQLGVLGSPQPPPSLQQQQQQQSANKQDQVQKYTACTAGTPSGGRGGGMQFAPWQFAPQVWTAGLQQPTLLTAAPNQIFIRGPTQPDMFIQSPQPIQTHNALATQQQIQGVQQITAASGKPAKVMDIQQQQSQQGKPSTGGQRPLSILPSSLQAVQAANIRAASSVSTQTVHGVQATVQVQSGKSGGGGGKGRGKPMQSPQQQQQQQQQQQAQQSIQHQQVFIQQKQHTQQQQQLQQQYQQQVQSSQQQIQPKPIMSKKKNLRLTNMTLQQQQQSGVVLGTDNRPIMPVVSVGGVGVGVAATSQMNQVPQPPMSTVQQLPLPAINPTIIGNQIVNGAPQVQAIPIVNTTQDQSTHETTNPAIMITSPDRNPQSECSLILPSTTNLTPMATDDSVKLISKKEDMPVPTEEVAIAAPQTEVTDGDQCKTATTKEEEVITSKMEEKQCNNPLAGLANAVNAITNGVIGDESPNIAISIPVTVNNKQAPPKAMVKPQVLTHVIEGFVIQEASEPFAVSQETTNILNRSNTTTERETHEEPPKKKHCPNYLNEEDGASGQINKCESCGNTVDEQNVKLKKEKRFCSSMCAKSTFNEKYIFSKKRETRDRDGMEKQWTEIETETKTLDDMAKKNGEERSLSTTTTSSADESLPKVNPVKWTVGEVCDFIRSLPGCADYAEDFAIQEIDGQALMLLKEDHLMSAMSIKLGPALKIVARIDSMRVESMSNSNPASNNS
- the LOC140668171 gene encoding uncharacterized protein isoform X3; the protein is MTDVKPIGISPSQPQQSQQQQSQQQPQQQQIMIATHDLQQQQNVQQPQQQHVQQSQQPQPVQQPQQVQQQQVQPQQQMQQQVQSQQQIQVQQQVQQQQQQQPQQPQQQQQNNGPHNVVPTQVQVQPQVAASMPQQQLQGAVAVSMHQHQQQGVGGVSMTLSGQQGATTITTMAAHPQAVQVIQQPIQSQAYHLQQLYNTQGTPLLMPGNLALHPAGINPSSIQVITAGKPFQSAAQLTPHMLTTASTPGQGGGHPGAGGTKVQGFPTGYLPVPTSATPGAGQTLVFGQLGVLGSPQPPPSLQQQQQQQSANKQDQVQKYTACTAGTPSGGRGGGMQFAPWQFAPQVWTAGLQQPTLLTAAPNQIFIRGPTQPDMFIQSPQPIQTHNALATQQQIQGVQQITAASGKPAKVMDIQQQQSQQGKPSTGGQRPLSILPSSLQAVQAANIRAASSVSTQTVHGVQATVQVQSGKSGGGGGKGRGKPMQSPQQQQQQQQQQQAQQSIQHQQVFIQQKQHTQQQQQLQQQYQQQVQSSQQQIQPKPIMTNMTLQQQQQSGVVLGTDNRPIMPVVSVGGVGVGVAATSQMNQVPQPPMSTVQQLPLPAINPTIIGNQIVNGAPQVQAIPIVNTTQDQSTHETTNPAIMITSPDRNPQSECSLILPSTTNLTPMATDDSVKLISKKEDMPVPTEEVAIAAPQTEVTDGDQCKTATTKEEEVITSKMEEKQCNNPLAGLANAVNAITNGVIGDESPNIAISIPVTVNNKQAPPKAMVKPQVLTHVIEGFVIQEASEPFAVSQETTNILNRSNTTTERETHEEPPKKKHCPNYLNEEDGASGQINKCESCGNTVDEQNVKLKKEKRFCSSMCAKSKKRETRDRDGMEKQWTEIETETKTLDDMAKKNGEERSLSTTTTSSADESLPKVNPVKWTVGEVCDFIRSLPGCADYAEDFAIQEIDGQALMLLKEDHLMSAMSIKLGPALKIVARIDSMRVESMSNSNPASNNS